The genomic stretch CTTTGGCCCTCATCTTCTGCAGGCCCTTGGGCATAAGTTCCTGGTGTAGATGGGAGCAGAAGAGGCGTGGAGAGGGTCTCTCAGTGTAGGTCTTCCCCTTCTCCAGGATCTCCAGCCAGGGCATCCTCACAAAGGTGGTCTGGTTAGCCTCCTCTGGGAAGTCATCCTCAAACAACAGGGTGATGATACGCTGGGTCCATACtgtacctgggagaggagagggagagagagagagcaagagagtgagagaaaagtgGCAGTGAAGGTGAATGTAGTTTGTCCTCCAAaaaatggagagggagaaagcctAACCCCACCTTACAGGTTCTGTCAATAAGGCTGCTTGTACAGTACTGCACTGACCTTACATACTGTTACCTGAGCACAGGTAACTTCTAGATAGGTTATATATTTTAGCCATGTTCAGTATATTATAGTTAACTAgatgatgcatttccccagaccaccGAACAATAGTTCACCTGACTCTCAACCAATGCCTGTGTTAttttctgaagagagagagagagagagagagagagagagagagagagagagagagagagagagagagagagagagagagagagagagagagagagagagagagaggtagagagagaggagagagagagaggtagagagagagaggtagagagagagaggtagagagagagacaggtagagagagagactgtaaatgTCCATTTTGGTACAGTTTGTTGTCAAAGCAAGGCAAACTTTAACCAATATGCTTGAGATGAAATAGCCTACCACAAATAGTTATATTATgatattgttttgttgttgtatgtattaaggatccccattagctgctgttttgactgcagctactcttcctggggtccaacaagATTAAGGCATTTACATCACAatggttttattttttaaaactacatAATACAAcaaacacattattacaccactactctaccactacatatctacactGCAACATTTATAATACCacaatatatcaacatcacaatGTACTTGTGTGTAGAGCGCGTGTTAGCTTGTGTgtgcatatgcgtgtgtgtgtgcctgtgtgtgtgtgtctcttcacagtccaagtTGTCCCATAAGGTGTAGTTCATGtattcatggctctatgtagtactgtgcctTTCCCAGAGTCTGTTGTAGACTtggagactgtgaagagacccctggtggcatgtcttgtggggaatgcatggttatctgagctgtgtgttcgCTGTTTGaacagacccctggtggcatgtcttgtggggaatGCCCgactctacctggattatgttggagaggcttccattaaagaacaccctctgtgttctgttagacaggtaactctgaaCCACTATAAAGCAGGGGATGTTTAGCCATAACACATGTTTTTCAGCAGCCGACTATGATTGATAaagtcaaaagctgcactgaagtcaatcaacacagctcccacaatcttcttattgtcaatttctttcagccaatcatcatttgtgtaagtgccatAAATCTTCCCTATGAGAATGCTGAAAGTCAGCTGTTAATGTGTTTACTGCGAACGTTGGCTTATTCATGCTTTAATTACAACCTACTCAGTTTGTAATAGACGTTCAAGCACCAGTCCTGTTTATTATACCTCTGTAGCTACTGTCCGTGTGAAAGTAAGACTTTTCAATCATTTACTTACCTGATTTGGGGAAAGTGACAAGGAAAACATCACTGTCCTTGATCTCAAAGTGTTCCAAGCTGTCGATATATTCCGTGGTTAATTCATGCGTGTCAGCCACGGGAAACACCTGGCCTTTATACGTAAACAACTGCTCACCGAGAAGCTTATACTCTTGTtgagccatttaaaaaaaaacgttaTCGGAAAACGGTTGATAAGGGGAAAAACAGCTGAAACCAATTGTGGTCAATAGGAAAATGAGAGTGAGGGAAGGTGACCGAGGACGTTTTCTAAGAATTCGATTAGATTTTTATAAGTGAAGTCACGTAAACCGTGTCAATTTTTTTGTTTACGGGTTAACGAGAGTAGGCTTCTTCAGTTAACCGTACAGTTGCATTGTCCTGTTGTAACTCTACGGTTGGccttctagcctgtctgtcacgGTTTCtattccccaattacatgttcattatttaaccctctgttttcccccatggtttttgtgagtgattgttttatTGTAAGTTCGGTCCGATGTTTGTGGGCTTGGTATTACTTCATGTATATGGACATTTTGAGTAAAGTTTcttgtgttactcatctctgctgtcgTGCGCTtgactcctctgcaccagctacacccagatccttaaacaatcacgcacaaaaacCATGGGGAAAAAAACcaagggttaaataatgaacatgtaattgcGGAATAGAAACCGTGACAGTACCTCCCCTCGACGCGCGGCTCCAGAGACGACCCGGAAGACGAGGCGCAGGGCGAGACGGTGGAACTCCAGTAGCAACGAAGGGTCCAAAAGGTCCTCCACAGACACCTAGCATCTCtgcggaccgtacccctccctccacgaggtactgaaggcccctcgcccggcATCGAGTCCAGTATGGATTAGACCTCCCGGGCCTCAGACTCCGGACGGACTAGCCACCACCAGCCTGAGGGAGAACCAAATGGA from Oncorhynchus gorbuscha isolate QuinsamMale2020 ecotype Even-year unplaced genomic scaffold, OgorEven_v1.0 Un_scaffold_13858, whole genome shotgun sequence encodes the following:
- the LOC124030685 gene encoding amine sulfotransferase-like; translation: MAQQEYKLLGEQLFTYKGQVFPVADTHELTTEYIDSLEHFEIKDSDVFLVTFPKSGTVWTQRIITLLFEDDFPEEANQTTFVRMPWLEILEKGKTYTERPSPRLFCSHLHQELMPKGLQKMR